A section of the Nocardioides oleivorans genome encodes:
- a CDS encoding potassium channel family protein produces MKRRLDQLLAHPSAILLAAQLLQVLAWPFLGGSRIGGAFLGVIGMLAVGSAVLAVRRTPVVSRVVFFLGGPAMLLTLLEPIFPTSDPVVLVSGVLHAPFYFYVSYAQLRYLFHDDEVTTDEYFATGAAFTVVAWGFAYVFAAVQVVWPSSFSNAGGFEHTFFELLYLSFSTLTSVGLSDIVAVGAQARSVLMVEMMVGVFYVAMVVARMVGLTMMRRR; encoded by the coding sequence GTGAAGCGACGTCTGGACCAGCTGCTGGCGCACCCGTCGGCGATCCTGCTCGCCGCCCAGCTGCTCCAGGTCCTGGCGTGGCCGTTCCTCGGGGGCTCGCGGATCGGTGGCGCGTTCCTCGGCGTGATCGGCATGCTCGCGGTCGGGTCGGCCGTGCTCGCCGTGCGACGGACCCCGGTCGTGAGCCGCGTCGTGTTCTTCCTCGGCGGCCCGGCGATGCTGCTGACCCTGCTCGAGCCGATCTTCCCGACCAGCGACCCGGTCGTCCTGGTGTCCGGCGTGCTCCACGCGCCGTTCTACTTCTACGTCTCCTACGCGCAGCTGCGCTACCTCTTCCACGACGACGAGGTCACCACCGACGAGTACTTCGCGACGGGCGCGGCCTTCACCGTCGTCGCCTGGGGCTTCGCCTACGTCTTCGCGGCCGTGCAGGTGGTGTGGCCGAGCTCGTTCTCCAACGCCGGGGGGTTCGAGCACACCTTCTTCGAGCTGCTCTACCTGTCGTTCTCGACGCTCACGAGCGTCGGGCTCTCCGACATCGTCGCCGTCGGCGCGCAGGCCCGCTCGGTGCTGATGGTCGAGATGATGGTCGGCGTCTTCTACGTCGCGATGGTCGTGGCCCGGATGGTCGGCCTCACGATGATGCGGCGTCGCTGA
- the uvrB gene encoding excinuclease ABC subunit UvrB, which produces MRPITDLQRRVAPFEVVSDYQPSGDQPAAIKEIVERVNGGVQDVVLLGATGTGKTATVAWVAEQLQRPVLVLQPNKTLAAQFANELRQLFPGNAVEYFVSYYDYYQPEAYVPQTDTYIEKDSSINEEVERLRHSATNSLLTRRDTIVVSTVSCIYGLGTPQEYVDRMLQLRVGEEHDRDSVLRRLVEIQYTRNDMSFTRGTFRVRGDTLEIFPVYEELAIRIEFFGDEIERLMTLHPISGEVISEDTELHVFPATHYVAGPERMERAIKGIELELDDQLATFEKQGKLLEAQRLRMRTTYDLEMMRQVGSCSGIENYSMHMDGRTRGSAPNTLLDYFPEDFVLVVDESHVAVPQIGGMYEGDMSRKRNLVDHGFRLPSAMDNRPLRWEEFLDRIGQTIYLSATPGNYELDKVGGADNAVQQIIRPTGLVDPEVVVKPTKGQIDDLIHEIRTRAEKNERVLVTTLTKKMSEDLTDYLLDANIRTRYLHSEVDTLRRIELLRELRMGEYDVLVGINLLREGLDLPEVSLVSILDADKEGFLRSDKSLIQTIGRAARNVSGQVHMYADKITPSMEAAIDETNRRRAIQVAYNTERGIDPQPLRKKIADITEMLAREDENTEELLRTWADVGQKGRAGGVKPGKSPTPALSRIHAEAPDTAGIPSADLAELIQGLTDQMRTAAAELQFEVAARLRDEISDLKKELRQMMEATK; this is translated from the coding sequence ATGCGTCCGATCACCGATCTTCAGCGCCGGGTGGCGCCCTTCGAGGTCGTCTCCGACTACCAGCCGTCCGGCGACCAACCGGCGGCGATCAAGGAGATCGTCGAGCGGGTCAACGGCGGCGTCCAGGACGTCGTGCTCCTGGGTGCCACCGGCACCGGCAAGACGGCGACCGTCGCCTGGGTGGCGGAGCAGCTCCAGCGCCCGGTGCTCGTCCTCCAGCCCAACAAGACGCTCGCCGCGCAGTTCGCCAACGAGCTGCGCCAGCTGTTCCCGGGCAACGCGGTGGAGTACTTCGTCTCCTACTACGACTACTACCAGCCCGAGGCCTACGTCCCCCAGACCGACACCTACATCGAGAAGGACTCCTCCATCAACGAGGAGGTCGAGCGGCTGCGCCACAGCGCGACCAACAGCCTGCTGACCCGCCGCGACACGATCGTGGTCTCGACGGTGTCCTGCATCTACGGCCTCGGCACCCCGCAGGAGTACGTCGACCGCATGCTGCAGCTCCGGGTCGGTGAGGAGCACGACCGCGACTCGGTGCTCCGCCGACTCGTCGAGATCCAGTACACGCGCAACGACATGTCCTTCACCCGCGGCACCTTCCGGGTCCGCGGCGACACCCTCGAGATCTTCCCCGTCTACGAGGAGCTCGCGATCCGGATCGAGTTCTTCGGCGACGAGATCGAGCGGCTGATGACGCTGCACCCGATCTCCGGCGAGGTGATCTCCGAGGACACCGAGCTCCACGTCTTCCCCGCCACCCACTACGTCGCCGGTCCCGAGCGCATGGAGCGGGCGATCAAGGGCATCGAGCTCGAGCTCGACGACCAGCTCGCCACCTTCGAGAAGCAGGGCAAGCTCCTCGAGGCGCAGCGGCTGCGGATGCGCACGACCTACGACCTCGAGATGATGCGCCAGGTCGGCTCGTGCTCGGGCATCGAGAACTACTCGATGCACATGGACGGCCGCACTCGCGGCAGCGCGCCCAACACGCTGCTCGACTACTTCCCCGAGGACTTCGTGCTCGTCGTCGACGAGTCGCACGTCGCGGTCCCGCAGATCGGCGGGATGTACGAGGGCGACATGTCGCGCAAGCGCAACCTCGTCGACCACGGCTTCCGGTTGCCCAGCGCGATGGACAACCGGCCGCTGCGGTGGGAGGAGTTCCTCGACCGGATCGGCCAGACGATCTACCTGTCGGCGACGCCCGGCAACTACGAGCTCGACAAGGTCGGCGGCGCCGACAACGCGGTGCAACAGATCATCCGCCCGACCGGTCTCGTCGACCCGGAGGTCGTGGTCAAGCCGACCAAGGGCCAGATCGACGACCTGATCCACGAGATCCGCACCCGCGCCGAGAAGAACGAGCGCGTGCTCGTCACCACGCTGACCAAGAAGATGTCGGAGGACCTCACCGACTACCTCCTCGACGCCAACATCCGCACCCGCTACCTCCACTCCGAGGTCGACACGCTGCGCCGCATCGAGCTGCTGCGCGAGCTGCGGATGGGCGAGTACGACGTCCTCGTCGGCATCAACCTGCTCCGCGAGGGCCTCGACCTGCCGGAGGTGTCGCTGGTCTCGATCCTCGACGCCGACAAGGAGGGCTTCCTGCGCTCCGACAAGTCGCTCATCCAGACCATCGGTCGCGCGGCGCGCAACGTGTCCGGCCAGGTCCACATGTATGCCGACAAGATCACGCCGTCGATGGAGGCGGCGATCGACGAGACCAACCGTCGTCGTGCGATCCAGGTCGCCTACAACACCGAGCGCGGGATCGACCCCCAGCCGCTGCGCAAGAAGATCGCCGACATCACCGAGATGCTCGCCCGCGAGGACGAGAACACCGAGGAGCTGCTGCGGACCTGGGCCGACGTCGGCCAGAAGGGTCGCGCCGGTGGCGTCAAGCCCGGCAAGTCGCCGACCCCGGCGCTGTCGCGGATCCACGCCGAGGCGCCCGACACCGCCGGCATCCCCAGCGCCGACCTGGCCGAGCTGATCCAGGGCCTGACCGACCAGATGAGGACGGCTGCCGCCGAGCTCCAGTTCGAGGTCGCCGCCCGCCTCCGCGACGAGATCTCCGACCTGAAGAAGGAGCTCCGCCAGATGATGGAGGCGACGAAGTGA
- a CDS encoding dihydrofolate reductase family protein: MRRLVYLVAVTLDGFIAGPDGGDPSGSDFLPVTPDLVEHLVTQWPETLPGPAREALGVEGPGKAFDTVIEGRASYDIGLAAGLTDAYPHLRHVVVSRTLADRTDLPVEVVSDDPLARVRELKAEDGADLWLVGGGTLAHSLLPEIDRLVLKVNPSVIGDGKRLFEGPFAHARFEPVGQVDLAGGVRVVTLDRVR; this comes from the coding sequence ATGCGCCGCCTCGTCTACCTCGTCGCCGTCACGCTCGACGGGTTCATCGCCGGCCCGGACGGCGGTGACCCCAGCGGCTCCGACTTCCTGCCGGTCACCCCGGACCTCGTCGAGCACCTCGTCACGCAGTGGCCCGAGACCCTGCCCGGCCCCGCCCGCGAGGCGCTCGGCGTCGAGGGTCCCGGGAAGGCCTTCGACACCGTCATCGAGGGGAGGGCGTCGTACGACATCGGGCTGGCGGCGGGACTCACCGATGCCTACCCGCACCTGCGCCACGTCGTCGTGTCCCGCACGCTGGCCGACCGGACCGACCTGCCGGTCGAGGTCGTGTCGGACGACCCGCTCGCGCGGGTGCGCGAGCTGAAGGCCGAGGACGGCGCGGACCTCTGGCTCGTCGGCGGCGGCACGCTCGCCCACTCGCTGCTGCCCGAGATCGACCGGCTCGTGCTGAAGGTCAACCCGTCGGTGATCGGCGACGGGAAGCGGCTCTTCGAGGGGCCCTTCGCCCACGCCCGCTTCGAGCCCGTCGGTCAGGTCGACCTGGCCGGTGGGGTCCGGGTCGTCACCCTCGACCGGGTGCGCTGA
- a CDS encoding NAD(P)/FAD-dependent oxidoreductase, with product MDDVTTDLLIIGAGPTGLYSAYYAGFRGMSVAVVDSLPELGGQITAMYPEKAILDVAGFPSIKGRDLVEGLVEQAATAAPTYLLDRTATTLEHGDDQVVVTLDDGTRVTAGAVLITSGIGKFSPRPLPAGDGWVGRGMEFFVPSFAPYAGKDVVIVGGGDSAFDWAEHLEPVAASVTLVHRRDAFRAHERTVAKVQASSVEIITNAQVTELRGDGPLEEVVVAVDGEEPRTLPAQALVAALGFIADLGAIQQWGLETSKRHVVVDSSMRTNLPRVFAAGDITDYPGKVRLIAVGFGEAATAVNNAAVALDPTAHVFPGHSSEG from the coding sequence GTGGACGACGTGACGACCGACCTGCTCATCATCGGCGCGGGCCCGACGGGGCTGTACTCCGCCTACTACGCGGGCTTCCGGGGGATGAGCGTCGCGGTGGTCGACTCGCTGCCCGAGCTCGGCGGCCAGATCACCGCGATGTACCCCGAGAAGGCGATCCTCGACGTCGCCGGGTTCCCCAGCATCAAGGGCCGTGACCTCGTCGAGGGGCTCGTCGAGCAGGCGGCCACCGCCGCGCCGACGTATCTCCTCGACCGCACCGCCACCACCCTCGAGCACGGTGACGACCAGGTCGTCGTCACGCTCGACGACGGCACGCGCGTCACGGCTGGTGCGGTGCTGATCACGTCCGGCATCGGCAAGTTCAGCCCGCGTCCGCTCCCGGCCGGGGACGGCTGGGTGGGTCGGGGCATGGAGTTCTTCGTCCCCAGCTTCGCGCCCTACGCCGGCAAGGACGTCGTCATCGTCGGAGGAGGCGACAGCGCCTTCGACTGGGCCGAGCACCTCGAGCCCGTCGCCGCGTCGGTGACGCTGGTGCACCGGCGCGACGCCTTCCGCGCGCACGAGCGCACGGTGGCCAAGGTGCAGGCCTCCAGCGTCGAGATCATCACCAACGCGCAGGTGACCGAGCTGCGTGGCGACGGACCCCTCGAGGAGGTGGTGGTCGCCGTCGACGGCGAGGAGCCCCGCACCCTGCCGGCGCAGGCGCTCGTGGCCGCGCTCGGCTTCATCGCCGACCTCGGGGCCATCCAGCAGTGGGGACTCGAGACGTCCAAGCGGCACGTGGTCGTGGACTCCTCGATGCGGACCAACCTCCCGCGCGTCTTCGCCGCCGGCGACATCACCGACTACCCCGGCAAGGTCCGGCTGATCGCGGTCGGCTTCGGCGAGGCCGCCACCGCCGTCAACAACGCCGCCGTCGCGCTCGACCCGACCGCCCACGTCTTCCCGGGCCACTCGAGCGAGGGCTGA
- a CDS encoding MmcQ/YjbR family DNA-binding protein: MDVEEMHALCAGLLGAWPDNPWDHEHPVFKVGPGERGKIFAFLAADRVGVKSGLTREVADEWLDRYPDDASVMAYIGRSGWNDLALAGAIPDDELEEAVEESYRLVVSRLPRRDRPEGWGDVSDAASS; encoded by the coding sequence GTGGACGTGGAGGAGATGCACGCGCTCTGCGCCGGCCTCCTGGGCGCCTGGCCGGACAACCCCTGGGACCACGAGCACCCGGTCTTCAAGGTGGGGCCGGGGGAGCGGGGCAAGATCTTCGCCTTCCTCGCCGCCGACAGGGTGGGCGTGAAGTCCGGGCTGACCCGCGAGGTCGCCGACGAGTGGCTCGACCGGTATCCCGACGACGCCAGCGTGATGGCCTACATCGGCCGCTCCGGCTGGAACGACCTGGCCCTGGCCGGGGCGATCCCGGACGACGAGCTCGAGGAGGCGGTCGAGGAGTCCTACCGGCTGGTCGTCTCGCGGCTGCCGAGGAGGGACCGGCCCGAGGGCTGGGGCGACGTCAGCGACGCCGCATCATCGTGA
- a CDS encoding META domain-containing protein, which produces MGVRRVLGAVATASLLVLVGCSPSGGPDVDVEGTWVLVAGRTADDPLAVPPGSRVSLTFAGSDAGGKGPCNDYGSSFDVDGSAFEITGPGGISQTLAGCDGSLGVLESAYLAALGEVDTVARDGDELTLRGKGSELVFTATAPWPRAAVVGHTWRLASWRDDAGVEHRATDEGTSRPTLLLEMRGRRGGPITSTSGCRTMRGHWTEWRGQPTVMRSGWKGDCLHFTDRARAIESMMSELVLEVRERDGHRELVVRNAHGASGAELVYRL; this is translated from the coding sequence ATGGGGGTACGACGAGTGCTCGGCGCGGTGGCGACAGCGAGCCTGCTGGTCCTGGTCGGGTGCTCGCCCAGCGGCGGGCCGGACGTCGACGTCGAGGGCACGTGGGTGCTGGTGGCCGGCCGCACCGCCGACGATCCGCTCGCCGTGCCACCCGGCTCGCGGGTCTCGCTGACGTTCGCCGGGTCGGATGCCGGCGGGAAGGGGCCCTGCAACGACTACGGATCCTCCTTCGACGTCGACGGATCAGCCTTCGAGATCACCGGCCCGGGCGGCATCAGCCAGACCCTGGCCGGGTGTGACGGGTCGCTGGGCGTCCTCGAGTCGGCGTACCTCGCCGCGCTCGGCGAGGTCGACACGGTCGCCCGTGACGGCGACGAGCTCACGCTCCGCGGGAAGGGCTCCGAGCTGGTGTTCACGGCGACGGCGCCCTGGCCCCGGGCCGCGGTGGTCGGCCACACCTGGCGGCTCGCGAGCTGGAGGGACGACGCCGGCGTCGAGCACCGAGCGACCGATGAGGGAACCTCACGTCCGACCCTGCTCCTCGAGATGAGGGGACGACGAGGGGGACCGATCACCTCGACCTCCGGGTGCCGCACGATGCGTGGGCACTGGACCGAGTGGCGAGGACAGCCCACGGTCATGCGATCGGGGTGGAAGGGCGACTGCCTTCACTTCACCGACCGGGCGAGGGCGATCGAGTCGATGATGTCCGAGCTCGTCCTCGAGGTGCGCGAACGGGACGGACATCGCGAGCTGGTCGTGAGGAACGCGCACGGGGCGAGCGGAGCCGAGCTCGTCTACCGCCTCTGA
- a CDS encoding class I SAM-dependent methyltransferase produces the protein MLTVDFDRLGLRPGDRVLDMGCGAGRHAFEMYKRGADVIAFDQDADELATVREWFAAMREAGEVPAGAEADVKEGDALALPFADGEFDRVVAAEVLEHIHADVDAIKELVRVLRPGGTLAISVPRWLPEVINWKLSDDYHHAEGGHIRIYTSEELVDKVTKAGRSNDGTPGDAMVFTGKDHAHGLHTPYWWIKCAVGVTNDEHPLAKGYHRLLVWEIMKNPKALQYAGKVLDPLIGKSMVLYFRKPS, from the coding sequence GTGCTGACCGTTGACTTCGACCGGCTCGGGCTGCGCCCGGGTGACCGCGTGCTCGACATGGGCTGCGGCGCGGGCCGGCACGCGTTCGAGATGTACAAGCGCGGAGCCGACGTCATCGCGTTCGACCAGGACGCCGACGAGCTCGCCACCGTGCGCGAGTGGTTCGCCGCGATGCGCGAGGCCGGCGAGGTGCCCGCCGGCGCCGAGGCCGACGTGAAGGAGGGCGACGCGCTCGCGCTGCCCTTCGCCGACGGCGAGTTCGACCGCGTGGTGGCCGCCGAGGTGCTGGAGCACATCCACGCGGACGTCGATGCGATCAAGGAGCTCGTCCGGGTGCTGCGCCCGGGCGGCACGCTCGCCATCTCGGTCCCGCGCTGGCTGCCCGAGGTCATCAACTGGAAGCTGTCCGACGACTACCACCACGCCGAGGGTGGCCACATCCGGATCTACACGTCCGAGGAGCTCGTCGACAAGGTCACCAAGGCCGGGCGGTCCAACGACGGCACGCCGGGCGACGCGATGGTCTTCACCGGGAAGGACCACGCCCACGGCCTCCACACGCCCTACTGGTGGATCAAGTGCGCCGTCGGCGTGACCAACGACGAGCACCCGCTCGCGAAGGGCTACCACCGGCTGCTGGTGTGGGAGATCATGAAGAACCCCAAGGCGCTGCAGTACGCCGGCAAGGTCCTCGACCCGCTCATCGGCAAGAGCATGGTGCTCTACTTCCGCAAGCCGTCCTGA
- a CDS encoding glycosyltransferase family 4 protein: MRIAMLSYRSKPHCGGQGVYIRHLSRELVRLGHEVEVFSGQPYPDLDEGVTLTKVPSLDLYREPDPFRVPRLREFRDRIDVEEFLTMCTAGFPEPKTFSSRISRLMKERAGDFDVAHDNQVLGTGILDLEAYGLPVVATIHHPITMDRKIDLETAPTWRKRLTLRRWYGFLRMQTKVARRYRKVLTPSESSTRDIARDFGVDPARMQTILLGVDEVFAPPTAPRVPGRILAMASADAPMKGIATLLEAFAKLRVERDVSLVLVTRPEPGGRTERLIDQLGIADSVEFVSGVSDEELVRVMGSAEVACVPSLYEGFSLPTAELMACATPLVVSRAGAIPEVVGDDGVCADLVTPGDVGELEQALAALLDDPERRTTMGAAGRARVDELFSWRAVAEATAAAYEETIASFTSEQSPEQSPVERDQETHRADR, translated from the coding sequence GTGCGCATCGCCATGCTGTCCTACCGGAGCAAGCCCCACTGCGGCGGCCAGGGCGTCTACATCCGCCACCTGAGCCGGGAGCTGGTGAGGCTGGGGCACGAGGTCGAGGTCTTCTCCGGCCAGCCCTACCCCGACCTGGACGAGGGCGTCACGCTCACCAAGGTCCCCAGCCTCGACCTCTACCGCGAGCCCGACCCGTTCCGGGTGCCGCGGCTGCGCGAGTTCCGCGACCGGATCGACGTCGAGGAGTTCCTGACGATGTGCACGGCCGGGTTCCCCGAGCCGAAGACCTTCAGCTCGCGCATCTCGCGGCTGATGAAGGAACGCGCCGGCGACTTCGACGTCGCGCACGACAACCAGGTGCTCGGCACCGGGATCCTCGACCTGGAGGCCTACGGCCTGCCGGTCGTCGCCACGATCCACCACCCGATCACGATGGATCGGAAGATCGACCTCGAGACCGCCCCGACGTGGCGCAAGCGGCTCACGCTGCGCCGGTGGTACGGCTTCCTGCGGATGCAGACGAAGGTCGCCCGGCGCTACCGCAAGGTGCTCACCCCGTCGGAGTCCTCGACCCGCGACATCGCGCGGGACTTCGGCGTCGACCCGGCCCGGATGCAGACGATCCTGCTCGGCGTCGACGAGGTCTTCGCCCCGCCCACCGCGCCGCGCGTGCCCGGCCGGATCCTCGCCATGGCCAGCGCCGACGCCCCGATGAAGGGCATCGCGACCCTCCTCGAGGCCTTCGCCAAGCTCCGCGTCGAGCGCGACGTCTCCCTGGTGCTCGTCACCCGCCCCGAGCCGGGTGGGCGCACGGAGCGGCTCATCGACCAGCTCGGCATCGCCGACAGCGTCGAGTTCGTCAGCGGCGTCAGCGACGAGGAGCTCGTGCGCGTGATGGGCTCGGCCGAGGTCGCCTGCGTGCCCTCGCTCTACGAGGGCTTCTCGCTCCCGACCGCCGAGCTGATGGCCTGCGCCACCCCGCTGGTCGTCTCCCGCGCCGGCGCGATCCCGGAGGTCGTCGGCGACGACGGCGTGTGCGCCGACCTGGTGACGCCCGGCGACGTCGGCGAGCTCGAGCAGGCGCTCGCCGCGCTGCTCGACGACCCCGAGCGCCGTACGACGATGGGTGCGGCCGGCCGCGCCCGCGTCGACGAGCTCTTCAGCTGGCGGGCCGTGGCCGAGGCCACCGCCGCCGCCTACGAGGAGACCATCGCCTCCTTCACGAGCGAGCAGAGCCCCGAGCAGAGCCCCGTCGAGCGTGACCAGGAGACCCACCGTGCTGACCGTTGA
- a CDS encoding prenyltransferase, protein MLSRAEVEQTAATIVSMQEPTGAIPWTPGEHTDVWNHLESAMALTVAGEHDAADRAFAWARDTQRQDGSWPMKIVVGEVEDHSGESNMSAYVAVAVWHHWLVRRDEGFVRRMWPTVRRALDFVVSLQLPFGGVAWSQEWHDGEPAAVNEEALLAGSSSIHHSLRAGAAIAELMGESQVEWELAGGRLGHALREHRDLFLDKSTFSMDWYYPVLGGAVRGRAAHELLAERWDTFVEPGLGIRCVSTNPWVTGAETAELVLALDAIGDRGRAVQLLDYMQHLRTAEGSYWTGFVFPTSPDEVGANWPGEQTTYTAAAVVLAVDALTDGTPGSDIMRGTTLVPDFAEIALECGCDSPSAERVAGVSGRTA, encoded by the coding sequence ATGCTCAGCCGCGCCGAGGTCGAGCAGACCGCCGCGACCATCGTCTCCATGCAGGAGCCGACGGGTGCGATCCCGTGGACCCCCGGGGAGCACACCGACGTGTGGAACCACCTCGAGTCGGCGATGGCGCTGACGGTCGCCGGTGAGCACGACGCCGCCGACCGCGCCTTCGCGTGGGCGCGCGACACGCAGCGCCAGGACGGCTCCTGGCCGATGAAGATCGTCGTCGGCGAGGTCGAGGACCACTCCGGCGAGAGCAACATGTCGGCGTACGTCGCCGTGGCGGTGTGGCACCACTGGCTGGTCCGGCGCGACGAGGGCTTCGTCCGCCGCATGTGGCCGACGGTCCGGCGCGCGCTCGACTTCGTGGTGTCGCTGCAGCTGCCGTTCGGTGGTGTCGCGTGGTCGCAGGAGTGGCACGACGGCGAGCCGGCAGCGGTCAACGAGGAGGCGCTGCTCGCCGGGTCGTCGAGCATCCACCACTCGCTCCGCGCGGGGGCCGCGATCGCGGAGCTGATGGGGGAGTCGCAGGTCGAGTGGGAGCTCGCCGGCGGTCGCCTGGGCCACGCCCTGCGCGAGCACCGCGACCTGTTCCTGGACAAGTCGACCTTCTCGATGGACTGGTACTACCCGGTGCTGGGCGGAGCCGTCCGTGGGCGCGCGGCCCACGAGCTCCTCGCCGAGAGGTGGGACACCTTCGTCGAGCCCGGCCTCGGGATCCGCTGCGTGTCCACGAATCCGTGGGTCACCGGCGCCGAGACCGCCGAGCTCGTGCTCGCCCTCGACGCGATCGGCGACCGCGGTCGCGCCGTGCAGCTGCTCGACTACATGCAGCACCTCCGCACGGCCGAGGGGTCCTACTGGACCGGCTTCGTCTTCCCCACCTCGCCGGACGAGGTCGGCGCGAACTGGCCGGGGGAGCAGACCACCTACACCGCCGCAGCGGTCGTCCTCGCCGTCGACGCGCTCACCGACGGCACGCCCGGCTCCGACATCATGCGCGGCACCACGCTCGTGCCCGACTTCGCCGAGATCGCCCTCGAGTGCGGGTGCGACTCGCCCTCAGCGGAGCGGGTCGCCGGCGTCTCCGGACGTACGGCGTAG
- a CDS encoding hemerythrin domain-containing protein, whose amino-acid sequence MSTPIDLGRPISGDVIDLILEDHRRFESLMRQLRDSSSDRDAVRRALAALHVAHAEAEEKHVYPKLRRKDAITEHEAEHGEEEHAEGHEAMLKVLELKGTDTQAFDDAVEELATALNHHLTEEELTILNPAREEVGEQVRADLGKAFATERNQQLDDDCGSIDNVRRIVQAAEEEGLLDDDDDEDEDDD is encoded by the coding sequence ATGAGTACCCCTATCGACCTCGGCCGGCCCATCTCGGGCGACGTCATCGACCTGATCCTCGAGGACCACCGGCGCTTCGAGTCCCTCATGCGCCAGCTGCGTGACAGCAGCTCCGACCGCGACGCCGTACGCCGTGCGCTGGCCGCGCTGCACGTCGCGCACGCCGAGGCCGAGGAGAAGCACGTCTACCCCAAGCTCCGTCGCAAGGACGCGATCACCGAGCACGAGGCCGAGCACGGCGAGGAGGAGCACGCCGAGGGACACGAGGCGATGCTCAAGGTGCTGGAGCTCAAGGGCACCGACACGCAGGCGTTCGACGACGCGGTGGAGGAGCTCGCCACGGCGCTCAACCACCACCTGACCGAGGAGGAGCTGACGATCCTCAACCCGGCCCGCGAGGAGGTCGGCGAGCAGGTGCGGGCCGACCTCGGCAAGGCCTTCGCCACCGAGCGCAACCAGCAGCTCGACGACGACTGCGGCAGCATCGACAACGTACGACGCATCGTGCAGGCTGCCGAGGAGGAGGGCCTCCTCGACGACGACGACGACGAGGACGAGGACGACGACTGA
- a CDS encoding DUF1707 SHOCT-like domain-containing protein: MSSSDVWARFEHDPRSPQAARLRASDKDRDVAFEALGEAFAEGRLDHEEYDERLTAVSTAKVLGDVVPQLQDLVPDAPTGALARRAGGSVVRPDVHEQAVAKWRSDRREAVTGFIGLSVLLWTIWAVTMLGGFPWPLFPTGFALMNLVRTVVQKQDIIEAHEKRLLKREKKALDLERQKQKELESGSD, from the coding sequence ATGTCGTCCTCCGACGTGTGGGCTCGCTTCGAGCACGACCCGCGCTCCCCCCAGGCAGCCCGGCTGCGCGCGTCGGACAAGGACCGTGACGTCGCGTTCGAGGCCCTCGGCGAGGCCTTCGCCGAGGGGCGGCTCGACCACGAGGAGTACGACGAGCGCCTCACGGCCGTGAGCACCGCGAAGGTCCTCGGCGACGTGGTCCCGCAGCTGCAGGACCTCGTCCCCGACGCGCCCACCGGCGCTCTCGCCCGCCGCGCCGGCGGGTCGGTCGTCCGGCCGGACGTCCACGAGCAGGCCGTGGCCAAGTGGCGGTCCGACCGGCGCGAGGCCGTGACGGGGTTCATCGGCCTCTCGGTGCTGCTCTGGACGATCTGGGCGGTCACCATGCTCGGTGGATTCCCCTGGCCGCTCTTCCCGACCGGCTTCGCCCTGATGAACCTCGTGCGCACCGTCGTGCAGAAGCAGGACATCATCGAGGCCCACGAGAAGCGCCTGCTCAAGCGGGAGAAGAAGGCCCTCGACCTCGAGCGCCAGAAGCAGAAGGAGCTGGAGTCCGGCTCGGACTGA
- a CDS encoding class I SAM-dependent methyltransferase, with protein MPADLLAHARAAKGFMPEDEGELLHRWALDRLPAGPALEVGTYCGKSAIWLGAAAHEVGGTVFTVDHHRGSEENQAGWEHHDTSLVDAELGVMDTLPTFRRTVRSAGLEDDVVAVVGRSETVSRWWRTPLSLMFIDGGHGVEPARADFRGWPHHVMAGGVLLVHDVFPDPADGGRPPYEDIYLPALASGAFTEVEAVGSMRVLRRTSGDAGDPLR; from the coding sequence ATGCCAGCCGACCTGCTCGCCCACGCCCGTGCCGCGAAGGGCTTCATGCCCGAGGACGAGGGCGAGCTGCTGCACCGGTGGGCGCTCGACCGGCTCCCCGCCGGTCCCGCGCTCGAGGTCGGCACCTACTGCGGCAAGTCCGCGATCTGGCTCGGCGCGGCCGCCCACGAGGTCGGCGGCACCGTCTTCACGGTCGACCACCACCGGGGGTCGGAGGAGAACCAGGCCGGCTGGGAGCACCACGACACCAGCCTCGTCGACGCCGAGCTCGGCGTGATGGACACGCTCCCGACCTTCCGGCGGACGGTGCGGTCAGCGGGGCTGGAGGACGACGTCGTCGCGGTCGTGGGACGTTCGGAGACGGTCAGCCGTTGGTGGCGCACGCCGTTGTCGTTGATGTTCATCGACGGCGGCCACGGCGTCGAGCCGGCCCGCGCCGACTTCCGCGGCTGGCCGCACCACGTGATGGCCGGCGGCGTGCTGCTGGTCCACGACGTGTTCCCCGACCCCGCCGACGGCGGCAGGCCGCCGTACGAGGACATCTACCTCCCCGCGCTGGCGAGCGGCGCCTTCACCGAGGTCGAGGCGGTCGGGTCGATGCGGGTGCTACGCCGTACGTCCGGAGACGCCGGCGACCCGCTCCGCTGA